A genomic region of Elaeis guineensis isolate ETL-2024a chromosome 9, EG11, whole genome shotgun sequence contains the following coding sequences:
- the LOC105051664 gene encoding cytochrome c isoform X2, with product MASFAEAPPGDKKSGEKIFKTKCAQCHTVEKGAGHKQGPNLNGLFGRQSGTTPGYSYSAANKNMAVIWEESTLYDYLLNPKKYIPGTKMVFPGLKKPQERANLIAYLKESTAS from the exons ATGGCGTCGTTCGCGGAGGCTCCGCCAGGCGATAAGAAATCCGGGGAGAAGATCTTCAAGACGAAGTGCGCTCAGTGCCACACCGTAGAGAAAGGAGCCGGCCACAAGCAAG GTCCTAACTTGAATGGTCTTTTTGGGAGGCAATCTGGTACCACCCCTGGTTATTCTTACTCTGCTGCAAACAAGAACATGGCTGTGATATGGGAGGAATCGACTTTATATGATTATCTACTTAATCCTAAGAAG TATATTCCTGGTACAAAGATGGTTTTTCCTGGTCTGAAGAAGCCTCAAGAGCGTGCAAATCTGATTGCTTATCTTAAGGAATCCACAGCATCATAA
- the LOC105051664 gene encoding uncharacterized protein isoform X1 has product MPLTRTAADAIGVVTISLVSLTAILGLVCIYRSLYFQLQIRRRGFAQLNYFNGPWITRILLILVAIWWGFGEIVRLTFLKEEGRPFSSQPWQKSVCKFYVLSNLGFAEPSMFFMLAFLLHAALQKRESDTLSQRWNRKTISYVLFSCLPIFIVQFVLILVGPMFNNEKNGKRTKMSKFFMCTYSLTNDSSVCTYPLLSTIVLGIFYALLISCVTCVGTRLLSLVINKGLRRRVYALMSSVILFLPFRVLLLGFSVLPRPGNLVYEAIVFLAFLMLLFCTMVGICMLVYFPVADSLALRDVGHIEIEGMPYDDYYYDGASLIANQSHQDTGRNSDASTKHGSISFRTMIKDESSQTEGIGDVRFFAHGSLYIGSPSGSPPLPGRPMDPLGEVPTN; this is encoded by the coding sequence ATGCCCCTGACCAGAACCGCCGCCGATGCAATCGGTGTGGTGACCATATCCCTCGTCTCTCTAACTGCCATTCTGGGCCTAGTTTGCATATATCGTTCTCTGTACTTCCAGTTGCAGATCCGACGAAGAGGTTTTGCTCAGCTCAACTACTTTAACGGGCCTTGGATTACACGCATTTTGCTGATTCTAGTTGCAATTTGGTGGGGTTTTGGAGAGATTGTTAGGCTAACTTTTCTGAAAGAAGAAGGAAGACCCTTTTCCAGCCAACCATGGCAGAAGAGTGTCTGCAAATTCTATGTCCTCTCCAATTTAGGGTTTGCAGAACCAAGTATGTTTTTCATGCTTGCGTTCCTTCTCCATGCCGCATTGCAGAAGAGGGAATCAGACACTCTGAGCCAACGATGGAACAGAAAGACCATCAGCTATGttctcttttcttgccttccaatATTCATCGTGCAATTTGTCCTCATTTTAGTTGGACCCATGTTTAATAATGAGAAGAACGGCAAGAGAACAAAGATGTCAAAGTTCTTCATGTGCACCTATTCTTTAACCAATGACAGCAGCGTGTGCACTTATCCCTTACTGAGCACTATAGTTCTTGGGATTTTTTATGCCCTCCTTATCAGCTGTGTAACTTGTGTTGGAACCCGGTTGTTGTCCTTGGTGATCAACAAGGGACTGCGACGAAGAGTATATGCTCTGATGTCTTCAGTTATCCTTTTCCTCCCATTTAGGGTGCTCCTCCTTGGGTTCTCTGTCCTCCCTCGCCCAGGCAATTTGGTCTATGAGGCCATTGTGTTCCTAGCCTTCCTCATGCTGTTATTTTGCACCATGGTGGGCATTTGTATGCTAGTATATTTCCCCGTGGCCGATTCCCTGGCACTGAGAGACGTAGGGCACATAGAAATTGAAGGAATGCCATATGATGACTACTATTATGATGGTGCTTCTCTCATTGCTAACCAGAGCCATCAAGACACAGGTAGGAACTCAGATGCATCTACCAAGCATGGCTCGATATCTTTTCGCACTATGATCAAGGATGAATCCTCACAAACAGAAGGCATAGGTGATGTCCGCTTCTTTGCTCATGGTTCCCTCTACATTGGTTCACCTTCTGGGTCCCccccactccctggcaggcccatGGATCCACTTGGAGAAGTTCCTACAAACTGA